The following proteins come from a genomic window of Sorghum bicolor cultivar BTx623 chromosome 3, Sorghum_bicolor_NCBIv3, whole genome shotgun sequence:
- the LOC8075416 gene encoding probable L-type lectin-domain containing receptor kinase I.5, protein MKYKSCSGLSGLQHSAKADPLNLKAGDTTAWIDYDGAAGVLNVSIANGTAGKPAAPLISFRVDLSGVFREQILGAGAAPALDLASLPSLPRIKSGRNRTSLILVVAFSAFVALVVLAGAGAYGAYRYKNRDIIEPWELDYGSHRFKYAELRRATRGFRERELLGGGCWGWRPGNKV, encoded by the exons atgaaatacaaATCTTGCAGTGGTTTGAGTGGCTTGCAGCAT AGTGCCAAGGCTGACCCGCTCAACCTCAAGGCCGGGGACACCACGGCCTGGATCGACTACGATGGCGCCGCCGGGGTGCTGAATGTCTCGATCGCGAACGGTACGGCCGGGAAGCCCGCCGCGCCGCTCATCTCCTTCCGCGTCGACCTGTCGGGGGTCTTCCGCGAGCAGAT cctcggcgccggcgccgcgccgGCGCTGGACCTCGCGTCGCTTCCGTCGCTGCCGCGGATCAAGAGCGGCAGGAACCGGACCTCGCTCATCCTCGTTGTCGCGTTCTCGGCGTTCGTCGCGCTCGTCGTGCTCGCGGGCGCCGGCGCGTACGGCGCGTACCGGTACAAGAACCGCGACATCATCGAGCCGTGGGAGCTCGACTACGGCTCGCACCGGTTCAAGTACGCCGAGCTCCGGCGGGCGACGCGCGGGTTCCGAGAGCGCGAGTTGCTGGGCGGCGGCTGTTGGGGGTGGCGGCCAG GGAACAAAGTGTGA